The proteins below come from a single Burkholderia sp. FERM BP-3421 genomic window:
- the pepN gene encoding aminopeptidase N encodes MSDTAATSAVIRRADYTPPAFLIDTVSLEFDLVPARTVVRNTMRVRRNPAAAPAPHLELRGEALAFIGAWLDGAPHAAVRAHEHGLTVENLPDAFELTLESTCAPDQNTTLSGLYVSGGNFFTQCEAEGFRRITYFLDRPDVMATYTVTLRADRAAYPVLLSNGNLIEEGELPDGRHYAKWEDPFRKPSYLFALVAGKLVAIEETITSGSGKDKLLQVWVEPHDLDKTRHAMDSLIHSIRWDERRFGLELDLDRFMIVAVSDFNMGAMENKGLNIFNTKYVLANPETATDVDFANIESVVGHEYFHNWTGNRVTCRDWFQLSLKEGLTVFRDQEFSADMAAGDADDPAARAVKRIEDVRVLRQLQFAEDAGPMAHPVRPESYVEINNFYTMTVYEKGSEVVRMYQTLFGRDGFRRGMDLYFARHDGHAVTCDDFRHAMADANQRDLAQFERWYSQAGTPRVTVSTAYDAAARRYTLTLKQGYGDAAPAARDTQKGPLPIPFAIGLIGRDGRDLPLRLDGEAAASGTTRVLEFTQAEQTFTFVDVAEAPLPSLLRNFSAPVIVEYDYSAEQLAFLLAHDSDPFNRWEAGQRLATRALLTLAERAAAGQPLALDDGFVPAFQRVLTDASLSPAFRELALTLPSEAYLADQMREADPAAVHRARQFVRQALANGLRATWLQIHADHQTPGAYAPTPEAAGRRGLKNLALSYLAELEDPVDATRLAGAQYDAANNMTDRTGALGALLLAAPVSTAAAAEAERALADFYQRFEHEALVIDKWFAMQAARRGTPGQPTLDLVRKLFQHPAFNLKNPNRARSLVFGFCSANPSQFHAADGSGYAFWAEQVLALDAINPQVAARLARALELWRRFTPALREQMKVALERVAAGAKSRDVREIIEKALA; translated from the coding sequence ATGTCCGATACCGCCGCTACCTCCGCCGTGATCCGCCGCGCCGACTACACGCCGCCCGCGTTCCTGATCGACACCGTCTCGCTCGAATTCGACCTCGTCCCGGCCCGCACCGTGGTCCGGAACACGATGCGGGTGCGCCGCAATCCGGCCGCCGCGCCGGCGCCGCACCTGGAGCTGCGCGGCGAGGCGCTGGCCTTCATCGGCGCATGGCTCGACGGCGCGCCCCATGCGGCCGTGCGCGCGCACGAGCACGGCCTGACGGTCGAGAACCTGCCCGATGCGTTCGAGCTGACGCTCGAGAGCACCTGCGCGCCGGACCAGAACACGACGCTGTCAGGCCTCTACGTGTCGGGCGGCAATTTCTTCACGCAATGCGAGGCGGAGGGCTTCCGCCGCATCACCTACTTCCTCGATCGCCCCGACGTGATGGCCACCTACACCGTCACGCTGCGCGCCGACCGCGCCGCCTACCCGGTGCTGCTGTCGAACGGCAACCTGATCGAAGAAGGCGAGCTGCCCGACGGCCGCCACTACGCGAAATGGGAAGACCCGTTCCGCAAGCCGAGCTACCTGTTCGCGCTGGTCGCGGGCAAGCTGGTCGCGATCGAGGAGACGATCACGAGCGGCTCGGGCAAGGACAAGCTGCTGCAGGTGTGGGTCGAGCCGCACGATCTCGACAAGACCCGCCATGCGATGGATTCCCTGATCCATTCGATCCGCTGGGACGAGCGCCGCTTCGGGCTGGAACTCGATCTCGACCGCTTCATGATCGTCGCCGTCAGCGACTTCAACATGGGCGCGATGGAGAACAAGGGGCTCAACATCTTCAACACCAAGTACGTGCTCGCGAATCCGGAAACGGCCACCGACGTCGATTTCGCGAACATCGAATCGGTCGTCGGCCACGAGTACTTCCACAACTGGACCGGCAACCGCGTCACCTGCCGCGACTGGTTCCAGCTGAGCCTCAAGGAAGGCCTGACGGTATTCCGCGACCAGGAGTTCTCGGCCGACATGGCCGCGGGCGACGCCGACGATCCGGCCGCGCGCGCGGTGAAGCGCATCGAGGACGTGCGCGTGCTGCGCCAGCTCCAGTTCGCCGAGGACGCAGGCCCGATGGCGCACCCGGTGCGCCCCGAGAGCTACGTCGAGATCAACAACTTCTACACGATGACCGTCTACGAGAAAGGCTCGGAAGTCGTGCGGATGTACCAGACGCTGTTCGGCCGCGACGGCTTCCGGCGCGGGATGGATCTCTACTTCGCGCGCCACGACGGCCATGCGGTGACCTGCGACGACTTCCGTCACGCGATGGCCGACGCGAACCAGCGCGACCTCGCGCAGTTCGAGCGCTGGTACAGCCAGGCCGGCACGCCGCGCGTGACGGTCTCGACCGCCTACGACGCCGCCGCGCGCCGCTACACGCTCACCCTCAAGCAAGGCTACGGCGACGCCGCGCCGGCCGCCCGCGACACGCAGAAGGGTCCGCTGCCGATCCCGTTCGCGATCGGCCTGATCGGCCGCGACGGCCGCGACCTGCCGCTGCGGCTCGACGGCGAGGCCGCCGCGAGCGGCACGACGCGGGTCCTCGAATTCACGCAGGCCGAGCAGACCTTCACCTTCGTCGACGTCGCCGAAGCGCCGCTGCCGTCGCTGCTGCGCAACTTCTCGGCGCCGGTGATCGTCGAATACGACTACAGCGCCGAGCAGCTCGCGTTCCTGCTCGCGCACGACAGTGATCCGTTCAACCGCTGGGAAGCCGGCCAGCGGCTCGCGACGCGCGCGCTGCTCACGCTCGCCGAGCGCGCGGCCGCCGGCCAGCCGCTCGCGCTCGACGACGGCTTCGTCCCGGCCTTTCAGCGCGTGCTGACCGATGCGTCGCTGTCGCCCGCGTTCCGCGAGCTGGCGCTCACGCTGCCGTCGGAGGCCTACCTGGCCGATCAGATGCGCGAGGCGGACCCGGCCGCCGTGCATCGCGCCCGCCAGTTCGTGCGGCAGGCGCTCGCGAACGGCCTGCGCGCCACCTGGCTGCAGATCCACGCGGATCATCAAACGCCCGGCGCCTACGCGCCGACGCCCGAGGCGGCCGGCCGCCGCGGGCTCAAGAACCTCGCGCTGTCCTACCTGGCCGAGCTGGAAGACCCGGTCGACGCGACCCGGCTCGCCGGCGCGCAGTACGACGCGGCGAACAACATGACCGACCGCACCGGTGCGCTGGGCGCGCTGCTGCTGGCCGCGCCCGTCTCGACCGCCGCGGCGGCCGAGGCCGAACGCGCGCTCGCCGATTTCTACCAGCGCTTCGAACACGAGGCGCTCGTGATCGACAAGTGGTTCGCGATGCAGGCGGCGCGGCGCGGCACACCCGGCCAACCGACGCTCGACCTCGTTCGCAAGCTGTTCCAGCACCCGGCCTTCAATCTGAAGAACCCGAATCGCGCACGCTCGCTGGTGTTCGGCTTCTGTTCGGCGAATCCGTCGCAGTTCCACGCGGCGGACGGCTCCGGCTATGCGTTCTGGGCCGAGCAGGTGCTCGCGCTCGATGCGATCAATCCGCAGGTCGCCGCCCGCCTCGCGCGCGCGCTCGAACTGTGGCGCCGCTTCACGCCGGCGCTGCGCGAGCAGATGAAGGTCGCGCTCGAGCGCGTGGCCGCCGGCGCGAAATCGCGCGACGTGCGCGAGATCATCGAGAAGGCGCTCGCCTGA
- a CDS encoding DUF4136 domain-containing protein produces MKRNRITRGATWLAVACLALLAGCTSYVNTQVTAFSDWSGSDATRTYAFARAADQQNSLEQATYERVVANELSLYAFRQVPEPQARYLVGLTYSIKGDRVTVPQPVYYDPWFAPGPYWRGGPWGPFGPWGPYPPAYVNQTYQIFDRTLDLRITERATGKEVYNVTARNAGEGSSLLWAMPYLARAALADFPLGNGIVHTVRLPIDKRGGPAAPGVNERSVMPAAAPPTAASGATVK; encoded by the coding sequence ATGAAGCGCAATCGAATCACCCGCGGCGCGACCTGGCTGGCGGTCGCCTGCCTCGCACTGCTGGCGGGCTGCACGAGCTACGTGAACACGCAGGTCACCGCGTTCTCCGACTGGAGCGGCAGCGACGCCACCCGCACCTATGCGTTCGCCCGCGCGGCGGACCAGCAGAACAGCCTCGAGCAGGCCACCTATGAACGGGTGGTCGCGAACGAGCTGTCGCTGTATGCGTTCCGGCAGGTGCCGGAGCCGCAGGCCCGCTATCTGGTCGGGCTGACCTACTCGATCAAGGGCGACCGGGTCACGGTGCCGCAGCCCGTGTACTACGATCCGTGGTTCGCGCCGGGGCCGTACTGGCGCGGCGGCCCGTGGGGGCCGTTCGGTCCGTGGGGCCCGTACCCGCCCGCCTACGTGAACCAGACCTACCAGATCTTCGACCGCACGCTCGACCTCCGCATCACGGAGCGCGCCACCGGCAAGGAGGTCTACAACGTGACGGCGCGCAACGCGGGCGAGGGCTCGTCGCTGCTGTGGGCCATGCCGTACCTGGCGCGCGCCGCGCTCGCCGATTTCCCGCTCGGCAACGGCATCGTGCATACCGTGCGGCTGCCGATCGACAAGCGCGGCGGCCCGGCGGCCCCGGGCGTCAACGAACGCTCGGTCATGCCTGCCGCCGCGCCCCCCACGGCGGCGTCCGGCGCGACGGTCAAGTAA
- a CDS encoding TMEM165/GDT1 family protein, protein MSQAFLISTGAVALAEIGDKTQLLSLVLAARYRKPVPIILGVLAATLINHACAGALGEWLGAYVTPSVMRWALAASFIGMGLWILVPDKLDADEANANRSKLGVFGATFVAFFLAEMGDKTQLATVALAARFQDYVGVVAGTTFGMMLANVPAIVLGDRFAHRLPTKVVHGVAAVLFVVLGALALFGVGL, encoded by the coding sequence GTGAGTCAAGCCTTCCTGATCTCCACCGGCGCAGTCGCGCTTGCCGAAATCGGCGATAAAACCCAACTGCTGTCGCTCGTGCTGGCCGCGCGCTATCGCAAGCCGGTCCCGATCATCCTGGGCGTGCTGGCGGCGACCCTGATCAACCATGCATGCGCGGGCGCGCTCGGCGAGTGGCTCGGCGCCTACGTGACGCCGTCCGTGATGCGCTGGGCGCTCGCCGCGTCCTTCATCGGCATGGGTCTGTGGATCCTCGTGCCGGACAAGCTCGACGCCGACGAGGCCAATGCGAACCGCTCGAAGCTCGGCGTGTTCGGCGCGACCTTCGTCGCGTTCTTCCTCGCGGAAATGGGCGACAAGACACAGCTCGCGACGGTCGCGCTCGCGGCGCGCTTCCAGGATTACGTGGGGGTGGTGGCCGGAACGACGTTCGGCATGATGCTCGCGAACGTGCCGGCCATCGTGCTCGGCGACCGCTTCGCGCACCGTCTGCCGACCAAGGTGGTGCACGGCGTCGCCGCCGTGCTGTTCGTCGTGCTGGGCGCGCTCGCGCTGTTCGGCGTCGGCCTATAG
- the guaD gene encoding guanine deaminase, giving the protein MTQSAFRARLLTFTGDPAQDADAVRFEEDGLLLVEHGRVVAAGAYAALAGRLAPDAQLTELRDRLIVPGFIDTHIHYPQTDMIASPAPGLLPWLDTYTFPTERRFEDPVHARDVAEFFVDELLACGTTTALVYCTVHPQSADALFAASDARNLRMIAGKVLMDRNCPAFLRDTAQSGYDDSAALIARWHGRGRQMYALTPRFAPTSTEAQLEACGELARRHPDVFVQSHVAENVDEVKWAAELFPGHRSYLDIYDRYGLLRRRAVYGHCIHLDDEDRRRMAETGTVAAHCPTSNLFLGSGLFDFDRADATGMPVTLATDVGGGTAFSMLQTMNEAHKIARLGGHHLTATRMFWLATAGAARALDLDAQVGTLAPGAEADFVVLDPAATPLLARRSARAESLEELLFALALLGDDRAVAFTYAAGRCVHRRDDARGPAGRGPAGRGPAGRPAGAH; this is encoded by the coding sequence ATGACGCAATCCGCTTTCCGCGCGCGGCTCCTGACCTTCACCGGCGACCCCGCGCAGGACGCCGACGCGGTCCGCTTCGAAGAGGACGGGCTGCTGCTCGTCGAGCACGGCCGGGTGGTCGCCGCGGGCGCCTACGCGGCGCTCGCCGGCCGGCTCGCGCCCGACGCGCAGTTGACCGAGCTGCGCGACCGGCTGATCGTGCCGGGCTTCATCGACACGCACATCCACTACCCGCAGACCGACATGATCGCGTCGCCTGCGCCCGGGCTGCTGCCGTGGCTCGACACCTACACGTTCCCGACCGAGCGGCGCTTCGAGGACCCCGTCCACGCGCGCGACGTCGCCGAATTCTTCGTCGACGAACTGCTCGCGTGCGGCACCACGACCGCGCTCGTGTACTGCACGGTGCATCCGCAGTCGGCCGACGCGCTGTTCGCCGCGAGCGACGCGCGCAACCTGCGGATGATCGCGGGCAAGGTGCTGATGGATCGCAACTGCCCGGCGTTCCTGCGCGACACCGCGCAATCGGGCTACGACGACAGCGCGGCGCTGATCGCGCGCTGGCATGGTCGCGGCCGGCAGATGTACGCGCTCACGCCGCGCTTCGCGCCGACCTCGACCGAGGCGCAGCTGGAAGCCTGCGGCGAGCTGGCGCGCCGGCACCCGGACGTGTTCGTGCAGAGCCACGTCGCCGAGAACGTCGACGAGGTGAAATGGGCGGCCGAGCTGTTTCCCGGCCACCGCAGCTACCTCGACATCTACGACCGCTACGGGCTGCTGCGCCGGCGCGCCGTGTACGGCCACTGCATCCACCTCGACGACGAGGACCGCCGCCGCATGGCCGAGACGGGCACCGTGGCCGCGCACTGCCCGACCTCGAACCTGTTCCTCGGCAGCGGCCTGTTCGACTTCGACCGGGCCGACGCGACCGGCATGCCGGTCACGCTCGCGACCGACGTCGGCGGCGGCACCGCGTTCTCGATGCTGCAGACGATGAACGAGGCGCACAAGATCGCGCGCCTGGGCGGCCATCATCTGACGGCGACCCGGATGTTCTGGCTCGCGACCGCCGGCGCGGCGCGCGCGCTCGACCTCGACGCGCAGGTCGGCACGCTCGCGCCGGGCGCGGAAGCGGACTTCGTGGTGCTCGATCCGGCCGCGACCCCGCTCCTCGCGCGCCGCAGCGCGCGCGCCGAATCGCTCGAGGAGCTGCTGTTCGCGCTCGCGCTGCTCGGCGACGATCGCGCGGTGGCGTTCACCTACGCGGCCGGCCGCTGCGTGCACCGGCGCGACGACGCGCGCGGCCCGGCCGGTCGCGGCCCGGCCGGTCGCGGCCCGGCCGGTCGCCCAGCCGGCGCGCACTGA
- a CDS encoding NCS2 family permease produces MDIYDGTRAPASGSALDRYFGIRAAGSRLRTEIVAGITTFLTAMYIIVVNPGILSQAGVPFAAALTATVIVSFLGSCAMGLYARNPVLVAPGMGMNALFAFVMVHGGKMPWQTALGCVFWAGVIFATLAAFNARKLVVDAIPANLRHAVSCGIGLFISLIGLVNAKFIIGDPVTIVHSASLNPVIVTFLVGLAITTVLVVRRVTGALMIGIVATTLLAIPIGRVWGDGSAYWPAAIATPTLVNWNGLFAAPDFSAIGQLDLLGALKVIYWPFIFVMLFTAFFDALSTFMAISEAGNLLDEHGNPRNIRQSMMVDAFSALVSAPLGTSPANAYIESAAGISAGGRTGLVAVVAGLCFLPFLFLSPLLSLVPAIATAPALILVGVFMMESITKIEWHRFDEAIPAFLAMILIPLTYSITDGIAYGFLAFVVLKLCTGHRRDIKPAMWVVAALSALLLTQL; encoded by the coding sequence ATGGACATCTATGACGGCACCCGCGCGCCGGCCTCCGGCTCGGCGCTCGACCGCTACTTCGGCATCCGCGCGGCGGGCTCGCGCCTGCGCACCGAGATCGTCGCGGGCATCACGACCTTCCTGACCGCGATGTACATCATCGTGGTCAATCCCGGCATCCTGTCGCAGGCCGGCGTGCCGTTCGCGGCGGCGCTCACCGCCACGGTGATCGTGAGCTTCCTCGGCAGCTGCGCGATGGGGCTGTACGCGCGCAACCCGGTGCTGGTCGCGCCCGGCATGGGGATGAACGCCCTCTTCGCGTTCGTGATGGTGCACGGCGGCAAGATGCCGTGGCAGACCGCGCTCGGCTGCGTGTTCTGGGCCGGCGTGATCTTCGCGACGCTGGCCGCGTTCAACGCGCGCAAGCTCGTCGTCGACGCGATTCCGGCCAACCTGCGGCACGCGGTGTCGTGCGGGATCGGCCTGTTCATCAGCCTGATCGGGCTCGTCAACGCGAAGTTCATCATCGGCGACCCGGTGACGATCGTCCACTCGGCCTCGCTCAACCCCGTGATCGTCACCTTCCTCGTGGGGCTCGCGATCACGACCGTGCTGGTGGTGCGCCGCGTGACCGGCGCGCTGATGATCGGCATCGTGGCGACGACGCTGCTCGCGATCCCGATCGGCCGCGTCTGGGGCGACGGCAGCGCCTACTGGCCCGCCGCCATCGCGACGCCGACGCTCGTCAACTGGAACGGCCTGTTCGCCGCGCCGGACTTCTCCGCGATCGGCCAGCTCGACCTGCTCGGCGCGCTCAAGGTGATCTACTGGCCGTTCATCTTCGTGATGCTGTTCACCGCGTTCTTCGACGCGTTGTCGACCTTCATGGCGATCTCCGAAGCCGGCAACCTGCTCGACGAGCACGGCAATCCGCGCAACATCCGCCAGTCGATGATGGTCGACGCGTTCTCGGCGCTCGTCTCCGCGCCGCTCGGCACGAGCCCGGCGAACGCCTACATCGAATCGGCCGCGGGCATCTCGGCGGGCGGCCGCACGGGCCTCGTCGCGGTGGTCGCGGGGCTGTGCTTCCTGCCGTTCCTGTTCCTGTCGCCGCTGCTGTCGCTGGTGCCCGCGATCGCGACCGCGCCCGCGCTGATCCTGGTCGGCGTGTTCATGATGGAGTCGATCACCAAGATCGAGTGGCACCGCTTCGACGAGGCGATCCCCGCGTTCCTCGCGATGATCCTGATCCCGCTCACCTACTCGATCACCGACGGCATCGCCTACGGCTTCCTCGCGTTCGTCGTGCTGAAGCTGTGCACCGGCCATCGCCGCGACATCAAGCCGGCGATGTGGGTGGTCGCGGCGCTGTCCGCGCTGCTGCTCACGCAGCTCTGA
- a CDS encoding adenosine deaminase, producing MTPTFKDKIARAPKSELHIHIEGSLEPELIFALAQRNGVKLAYDSIDALRAAYAFTDLQSFLDIYYAGASVLLTEQDFHDMTAAYVERALADNLTHTELFFDPQTHTARGVPIATVVAGIERALAAAEARGLSSRLILCFLRHLSEEDALATFEEALPLFEQYQHRLVGVGLDSSERGNPPSKFERVFAKARALGLKLVAHAGEEGPPAYVYEALDLLKVDRIDHGVRSIEDPALVERLAASRMALTVCPLSNLKLCVFDDMAKHTLKDLLARNVAVTINSDDPAYFGGYVNDNFFATVEALQLDDQAVYTIIRNGFDASFVSPEQRAALIAQLDAYWHAA from the coding sequence ATGACGCCGACTTTCAAGGACAAGATCGCCCGTGCACCGAAATCCGAGCTGCACATCCACATCGAAGGTTCGCTCGAACCCGAGCTGATCTTCGCGCTCGCGCAGCGCAACGGCGTGAAGCTCGCGTACGACTCGATCGACGCGCTGCGCGCGGCCTATGCGTTCACCGACCTGCAATCGTTCCTCGACATCTACTACGCGGGCGCGAGCGTGCTGCTCACCGAGCAGGACTTCCACGACATGACGGCGGCGTACGTCGAGCGCGCGCTCGCCGACAACCTCACGCATACCGAGCTGTTCTTCGATCCGCAGACCCACACCGCGCGCGGCGTGCCGATCGCGACCGTCGTGGCCGGCATCGAGCGCGCGCTCGCGGCGGCCGAGGCGCGCGGCCTGTCGAGCCGGCTGATCCTGTGCTTCCTGCGCCACCTGTCCGAGGAAGACGCGCTCGCCACCTTCGAGGAAGCGCTGCCGCTGTTCGAGCAATACCAGCATCGGCTCGTCGGCGTCGGGCTCGATTCGTCGGAGCGCGGCAATCCGCCGTCGAAGTTCGAGCGCGTGTTCGCGAAGGCGCGCGCGCTCGGCCTGAAGCTCGTCGCGCACGCGGGCGAGGAAGGCCCGCCCGCCTACGTGTACGAGGCGCTCGACCTGCTCAAGGTGGACCGCATCGATCACGGCGTGCGCAGCATCGAGGATCCCGCGCTGGTCGAGCGGCTCGCCGCGTCGCGCATGGCGCTGACCGTGTGCCCGCTGTCGAACCTGAAGCTGTGCGTGTTCGACGACATGGCGAAGCACACGCTGAAGGACCTGCTCGCGCGCAACGTGGCCGTGACCATCAATTCCGACGATCCGGCCTACTTCGGCGGCTACGTCAACGACAACTTCTTCGCGACGGTCGAAGCGCTGCAGCTCGATGATCAGGCGGTCTACACGATCATCCGCAACGGCTTCGACGCCTCGTTCGTGAGCCCCGAGCAGCGGGCCGCGCTGATCGCGCAGCTCGACGCCTACTGGCACGCGGCCTGA
- the xdhC gene encoding xanthine dehydrogenase accessory protein XdhC, which produces METWLTDLQRLLAHGDAAVLVTVVRVEGSAPRAAGTKMLVTREGARHTIGGGHLEWKAIELARQLLKEGAHTPHARRLARLPLGPSLGQCCGGAVTLGFERLDIGDLGWLALLAKRVAAGEATVRSVSFGPSPDAVLLSEPAPGVARADCLLWGDAAAPLLTETIAPHEFAVVLFGAGHVGAALVRVLATLPCRVRWVDERDAQFPPPAALAGLDNLTIDASDAPDEAVDAAPPDAYFAVMTHNHARDLDLAERILRRADFAFFGMIGSQTKRAQFEHRLAARGIDPRQIARMQCPIGVPGIVDKAPEVIAISAAAQILQAVDAQAALARGESANPTF; this is translated from the coding sequence ATGGAAACCTGGCTGACCGACCTGCAACGTCTGCTCGCCCACGGCGACGCGGCCGTCCTCGTGACGGTCGTGCGCGTCGAGGGCTCCGCGCCGCGCGCGGCCGGCACCAAGATGCTCGTCACGCGCGAGGGCGCCCGCCACACGATCGGCGGCGGGCATCTCGAATGGAAGGCGATCGAACTCGCGCGCCAGTTGCTGAAGGAAGGCGCGCACACGCCGCACGCGCGCCGCCTCGCGCGCCTGCCGCTCGGCCCGAGCCTCGGCCAGTGCTGCGGCGGCGCCGTCACGCTCGGCTTCGAGCGGCTCGATATCGGCGACCTCGGCTGGCTCGCCTTGCTCGCGAAACGCGTCGCGGCAGGCGAGGCGACGGTGCGTAGCGTATCATTCGGCCCCTCGCCCGACGCGGTGCTGCTGAGCGAGCCGGCGCCCGGCGTCGCGCGCGCCGACTGCCTGCTGTGGGGCGACGCCGCTGCGCCGCTGCTGACCGAGACGATCGCGCCCCATGAATTCGCGGTGGTGCTGTTCGGGGCGGGCCACGTCGGCGCGGCGCTCGTGCGCGTGCTCGCGACGCTGCCGTGCCGGGTGCGCTGGGTCGACGAGCGCGACGCGCAGTTTCCGCCGCCCGCCGCGCTCGCCGGCCTCGACAACCTGACGATCGACGCCAGCGACGCACCGGACGAAGCGGTCGACGCCGCCCCGCCCGACGCCTATTTCGCCGTGATGACGCACAACCATGCGCGTGACCTCGATCTCGCCGAGCGGATCCTGCGGCGCGCCGATTTCGCGTTTTTCGGCATGATCGGCTCGCAGACGAAGCGCGCGCAGTTCGAGCATCGCCTCGCCGCGCGCGGCATCGATCCGCGCCAGATCGCGCGGATGCAATGCCCGATCGGCGTGCCCGGCATCGTCGACAAGGCGCCCGAGGTGATCGCGATCTCGGCGGCCGCGCAGATCCTGCAGGCCGTCGACGCGCAGGCCGCGCTCGCGCGCGGCGAAAGCGCGAACCCCACTTTCTGA
- a CDS encoding disulfide bond formation protein B: MNDFTLSLRRERRLLVLLGLVCLALLAGALYLQYVKNEDPCPLCIIQRYFFLLIAVFAFIGAGLKGWRGIALLELLIVLTAAAGVGTAARHLYLQLNPGFSCGFDTLQPIVDSLPPAQWLPGVFKVAGLCETVYPPILGILLPGWALIGFAVMFVLVAAGLWRNRRRIAA, encoded by the coding sequence ATGAACGATTTCACGCTCTCGCTGCGTCGCGAACGACGCCTGCTGGTGCTGCTCGGCCTCGTCTGCCTTGCGCTGCTGGCCGGCGCGCTCTACCTGCAATACGTGAAGAACGAGGACCCGTGCCCGCTGTGCATCATCCAGCGCTACTTCTTCTTGCTGATCGCGGTGTTCGCGTTCATCGGCGCCGGGCTGAAGGGCTGGCGCGGCATCGCCCTGCTGGAACTGCTGATCGTGCTGACGGCGGCGGCCGGCGTGGGCACCGCGGCCCGCCACCTGTACCTGCAGCTCAACCCGGGCTTCAGCTGCGGCTTCGACACGCTGCAGCCGATCGTCGACAGCCTGCCGCCCGCGCAATGGCTGCCGGGCGTGTTCAAGGTCGCCGGGCTGTGCGAGACCGTGTACCCGCCGATCCTCGGCATCCTGCTGCCGGGCTGGGCGCTGATCGGCTTCGCCGTGATGTTCGTGCTGGTCGCGGCCGGGCTGTGGCGCAACCGGCGCCGCATCGCCGCGTGA
- a CDS encoding amidase, whose translation MTPFAPFPPLAQLAADLAAGATTSRALVDAALERIADPAGQGAIAFTDVDAAGARAAADAHDRLRAAGTVLSPLAGIPVSIKDLFDVAGQVTRAGSRALAGAPPAAADAPVVGRLRRAGAVLVGRTNMSEFAFSGLGLNPHYGTPRSPYRRDVAGDARIAGGSSSGAAASVADGMAAVALGTDTGGSIRIPAALCGLTGFKPTASRIPRQGGVPLSTTLDSFGPIGVSVACCALVDRVLAGLEPRVPARRPLEGVRLGVLNHYVTDGVDAEVAATLDTALKHLEAAGAIVSEVRFAPLDRLPEINRFGFAPIEAYAWHRPLLAQHRADYDRRVLVRILKGEPASAADYLDLMAARAAMLDEAEHTIWQRFDALVAPTVPVVPPRIADLEHDDEAFTRVNALILRNPSAFNFLDACALSLPCHPRDAAPVGLMLAAGPHRDDALLSIGQAVEAVLHTIR comes from the coding sequence ATGACCCCCTTCGCTCCGTTTCCGCCGCTCGCCCAACTCGCCGCCGACCTCGCCGCCGGCGCCACCACGAGCCGCGCGCTCGTCGACGCCGCCCTCGAACGGATCGCCGACCCGGCGGGCCAGGGCGCAATCGCCTTCACCGACGTCGACGCGGCCGGCGCGCGCGCGGCCGCCGACGCGCACGACCGGCTGCGCGCGGCCGGTACGGTGCTGTCGCCGCTCGCGGGCATCCCGGTGTCGATCAAGGACCTGTTCGACGTCGCGGGCCAGGTGACCCGCGCCGGTTCGCGCGCGCTCGCCGGCGCCCCACCCGCCGCCGCCGACGCGCCCGTGGTCGGCCGCCTGCGGCGCGCGGGCGCCGTGCTGGTCGGCCGCACCAACATGAGCGAATTCGCGTTCTCGGGGCTCGGCCTCAATCCGCACTACGGCACGCCGCGCTCGCCGTACCGCCGCGACGTCGCGGGCGACGCGCGGATCGCGGGCGGCTCGTCGTCCGGCGCGGCCGCATCGGTCGCGGACGGCATGGCCGCCGTCGCGCTCGGCACCGACACCGGCGGCTCGATCCGGATTCCCGCCGCGCTGTGCGGGCTCACCGGCTTCAAGCCGACCGCGAGCCGGATCCCGCGCCAGGGCGGCGTGCCGCTGTCGACGACGCTTGATTCGTTCGGTCCGATCGGCGTGTCGGTCGCGTGCTGCGCGCTGGTCGACCGGGTGCTGGCCGGCCTCGAGCCGCGCGTGCCGGCGCGCCGGCCGCTCGAAGGCGTGAGGCTCGGCGTGCTCAACCACTACGTGACGGACGGCGTCGACGCCGAGGTGGCCGCCACGCTCGACACCGCGCTCAAGCATCTCGAAGCGGCGGGCGCGATCGTGTCCGAGGTGCGCTTCGCGCCGCTCGACCGGCTGCCCGAGATCAACCGCTTCGGCTTCGCGCCGATCGAGGCCTACGCCTGGCACCGCCCGCTGCTCGCGCAGCACCGCGCGGACTACGACCGGCGCGTGCTCGTGCGGATCCTGAAGGGCGAGCCGGCGAGCGCGGCCGACTACCTGGACCTGATGGCCGCCCGCGCGGCCATGCTGGACGAGGCTGAGCACACGATCTGGCAACGCTTCGACGCGCTCGTCGCGCCGACCGTGCCGGTCGTGCCGCCGCGCATCGCCGACCTCGAACACGACGACGAAGCGTTCACCCGCGTCAACGCGCTGATCCTGCGCAATCCGAGCGCGTTCAACTTCCTCGACGCCTGTGCGCTGTCGCTCCCCTGCCATCCGCGCGACGCGGCGCCCGTCGGGCTGATGCTCGCGGCCGGGCCGCACCGCGACGACGCGCTGCTGTCGATCGGCCAGGCGGTCGAGGCGGTGCTCCATACGATCCGTTGA